In Macaca nemestrina isolate mMacNem1 chromosome 14, mMacNem.hap1, whole genome shotgun sequence, the sequence aggagggatTTGTGAAGATAAGCACAGGCCCCTCGTTGCCCTGGCAACAGGCCCCGCCCCTCCAGCCTGGCCCGGGGAACAGCCCCTCCTCCGCCCTGCTGCCCTCCACACCCCGCCCCTCCTTGCCTCTCCTGTCTGGCCTGGGTTATGGTGGCCTCCTAGGCTCACTCCTGGAAGACAGACAACCTGAGGTCAGCGGTTCCCACACCTAAAAGTGAAAGGAATCCCGTGGGAGCAGGTTgcaatgcagattctcaggctcaGGGCCCAGTTCTAAATGTGAGGTCTGGAGTGGGCTCCAGGAATCTGTATTCTTAATGTGGACCCGGGTGATTCCGGGAAGCTTGGAGTGAGGCCCTGGGTTTGGATTCCAGCCTCACTCGGGCCGTGGACGGTGAGGCTGCTTCGAGTCTCCCTTTCCTGAGCTGTAAAACGGGGATCATCATACTGTCCACCTCGGAGGGTAAATGCCAAGATCAACCGAGATGACACAAGAAAGATGGCTGTCCCTCCCAGGCAGGACTGTGGCACTACTGCATGCCTCCCAGGACGGGcagctccttcccttccctccccttctggCTCTGACTGGAGAAACTCCTTCCTGCCATGGGGATGGACTCGGTCTCCAGGGCTCTGTCATTTAAAGCCCATCTGCTCCCACGGTCCTGGGAAGATCCCTTGTGACAAGGCACCTCCCCCGCCCCCCAGGATCCTTTCCCTGGTGCTGCCTCCCCGGCATGATCCCAACTGCTCTGAGATAGGGGACAAAGCTTCGGGTTGGATGGcagggagtggggggagggggctGGTAGTGGGGGGGCGGGTCCCTTGTACTGCACAGGTGAGGGACAGTGCTCTGTGGGGGGATTAAGTGAGGGGCCTGTTGGCACAGGCGCCGGCAGCCGGGGTCCTTTACCATGGGTTATGAGTGCTGCACCCTCCTGAGCAGTGCTGGCCACACCTAGTCTCAGGGCTGTGCCCCACATCACCTTGGTGAATCCTTTCAACACCTCCACGAGATGGGCACTTTTTGTACCCCAGATACAAACCAGGACTGCCCGGTGCCCCAAACCTGTGCCCTTTCCTGAGGGAGCTGGAAGGATGCGGGTCAGGCCACAGGACAGCCCTGCCTGGAATGCGGATGACGCCTGAGAGGCTGCCAGCCTTATCTGGGGGGCTTCACcagggtgggggagggaagggtGCAGGGTCTGAGCTATTCTGCGGTCTGGTTAGTGTCTAGATGACAACCTGGGTAGGGGAGGGGCACCTCTGGGAGttgcaggtgggggtgggggaaggaacgGGGGCTGTGTCTTCTGGaggctcccctcccccatccttaCCGAGTTCCTACCAAAAGCAGCCCTTGGCTTCGGTGCGGAGGGGTTGAATAGCTCAGCATTTGATGAGGGGGTTCTATTATCCAGCTTTCAGACTGAGAAACGGAGTCTCCGTGGGAGAAATGACTTACCCAGGGTCTCATAGTAACTTTCTGAGCTGAAATTGAACCCAGGGCTGTTTCACTTCAAAGCCCAAGTCCTCGCCTGGCCATTGGGCTGACAAGGCtctcaggaaggcaggaagaaaggaaggggggATGAGGATCTCTGGGCGTGGCTTCCAAGCCAGTTGGTGACCCTCTGTTAGAGAGAGCTCCAGTGCTGGAAGCATCACGGTGGCCTGGGGCAGGTGTCCCGTGAGCCATCTCAGTACCTGCTCTGTACCACACGACCTCGGCCAGGCTGGCCACTTAGGTGTTTGCTGATGGGGGATGAAATGAGGGCCAGGGACCCTCTAGAAGTTCCCAGGCCAGTGGCTGGTGGAAGGTGTGGGGGGTAGTGAGGTGGAGAAGGGGTAGGAATGAGACCAGCGGAGCACACGATCCCTGCCTTTGAAGTTGTCCACCCATCCTCCCGAGGTTGAGGTCGGGACCATCTCCAGTTTCACCCAGGGATGGAGTTACCAGACCCCTGGCAGAAGAGGTGGAGGGGGCAGTGGGAGGAGCCTCACCCTCTTGGACCTCCTCAGATGGATAGGGCCTGCAGGAGGCAGACCCCTCCCTAGGCGGAGCTGAAATAACCCGGATAGACCTTGAAGCCTGTCCCAGCGAACACTAACTTGCTGTGTGAAGTGGACAGGGCCGAGCAGACTCGGCAAGCCTTCACTTACTTTCCTGGGCCTCCTTTTGCTGTCGGGTGCAATGGGCATGGCAGACCCTACCTCAAAGGGGGCCTGCAGGGACAAGACAGTGGAGGGAAGCTCACAGCGTCAGGGAGCCTCTGCTCACTAATCCTGCCCAGGAGCCAGGCATCCTTGGTCCTATTTCTCTGTTATATAGACTCTCCTAAAACCGTTGCCAGTTCTGGGTATAGATGTGTGCAGCTTACTGGGACCTGGCTTGCAGATTCCTGACCCTCCATCCATCCTGTGCATGGAGAGACCCGTGTTGCTTTCGGGGTCTGGGGTGGGCCTgagagggtggggaggagatTGTCCTTGTAACCTctgcccaccctgcccagccagtTTCTTCTTTCTACAGGGACGGTGCCTTCAGAGCCCCCCAGTGCCTGTGCCTCAGACCCGTGTGCTCCAGGGACCGAGTGCCAGGCTACCAAGAGTGGTGGCTATACCTGCGGGCCCACAGAGCCCCGGGGCTGTGCCACCCAGCCATGCCACCACGGCGCTCTGTGTGTGCCCCAGGGTCTGGATCCCGACGGCTTCCGCTGCTACTGCGTGCCGGGTTTCCAGGGCCCTCGCTGTGAGCTGGACATCGATGAGTGTGCATCCCGGCCGTGCCACCATGGGGCCACCTGCCGCAACCTGGCCGATCGCTACGAGTGCCATTGCCCCCTTGGCTATGCAGGTAACAGCCTGGGCCGCCCTGGGAGGAGGTCTGTGATACGGATCCCATCAGCTGCTCAGAGTGCAAGCATTGTGGCTTCAGCTTTGACTTTCGTGTAGGGACGGACGCCCCCAGGTATCCGGGCAGCTCTAGGGTATACCCACTTGGTCTGACTACAGAACTAATGCTTTGCGGGCTTACCTGGCAGCTCTGGGTGAGAGTATGTATGTGCGGGTGCTGGCATGGTGTGTGGCACATCTCAGGCACTCGATAAATGTGATTTCAGTCCAGCCTCGAGTTCAGTTTGGCTCTGGGGGTGGAGATATCCCCTCAGACATCTCTGGCAGTGTGGACATGCCTGGCGTGACTTGAATGAGGATGCCCAGATAGTCTTTCTAGCACTTACTTCAGGCCTGTGCCAAGCCGTCATGTAGACACCATCTACATGACAAGCACCATTGGCTCATTTGAACACTCCTGATGTGGTCTGGAATGCAATGTGGACCCCTGGCCTCTGGGTCTCCCCCAGAGTTCTAGCATAGAGACATACATGGTCTCGTTCAAACTGTAATGTTGACGTACCCCAGGGCTCGCCGCTGTCTGGAGTGGGGTAACATATACGTAAGTGCTCAGAAAAGTGACTGGCATTGAGGGTACCTTCTCCAGAGTGTGGCCCGTCCCAGGCCCATCCATGGTCTGAGCCGAGGGCATCCTGGAGCGGCTTCCTAGAGAGGCCTGAAGTCGGGAAGGAGGGCGTAGCTGCTGGGGACAGGTCTGGGAGCGAGGCTAAGTCCAGGGCAGTCTAGAGTCTGCAGTGTAGATGCTCTGGATTCTACTTCAATCCTGAATTCAGACAATTGTACTCTGAGGGCAGGGGGCAGTTTGAAGTTACCTCAGAGCAAGGGGTACAGATTGGGGGGCTGAGTTGCAGGGCAGGGGGCCTATAGCGAAGCGATGGCAGCTGATGAAGAGAGATTTGGGAAGCTGGTTCCGTGCATCTTTCTCATCGTTCCAGTGTCTCGGTGTCTGGGTGTATTAGTGTACATGCCAGTGCAGGTCACATCCGTCTGTGTGTCTCCTAGTTCCAAGATCTGTTTTGCATCCGTAAAGCTCTGCCAGTACCTGGGGGTGTCTCTGCAGtctgagtgcatgtgtgagcagtGGGTTGCGCGGGCAGTGGGTTGCGCGGGCAGTGGGTTGTGCACCTGGATGTGTAGTGCTCGCGCACTTCGGGTGACTCTTCCTGGGTAAGCTGTGGATGTGAGTGGGGGCAGCATCTGCCGTGACTCATACTCTCCTCTTTCCATTCCAAGCCGGGTGGGGAAGTTTAGGATTTCCAGACGAGGCCTGGCTCCCCCTGGCAcagagggtgggagtggggatggggagggatgaGGGAAGGGTCACGGGAAGGTGGGGCCATGTTTTGTGCTCAATGAACTGAGAAGGGGGAGGGTTCCAGCTGGAGTCAGCTGGGCCTCTGGCCCCCCCCCCTTCACCAAACCCACTTAGGGGGCAGGGCTCACTGGAGTCTACAGTGACACGTGAGTCCAGGATGATCTCAGGCAGTGTATCTGAAACCCGGGACTCTCCATCTCCCTTCCTCTTCACCCTCACCATGGGAGAGCCACGCAACTGTCTTGATTTGCCCAGGACTGTGAGGGTTCCTGGGACTTGGTACTTTCAGTTCTAAAACCAGGACAGTGCAGGGACACCAGGAGGAGTGATTACCCTACTCAAGCATCTCCTGCCTCTCTGGGGTCTGAAAGCCACCAAAGTGGACCTTCTAAAAAATAggtagggccaggtgcggtggctcatgcttgtaatcccagcacttcgggaggccgaggtgggtagatcacttgaggccaggagttagagacgagcctgggcaacatggtgaaaccccttctctaccaaaaaatacaaaaattagctgggtgaggtggcatgcacctgtaatcccagctactctgcaggctgaggcatgagaatcgcttggaccccggaggcagagattgcagtgggctgagattgcaccattgcactccagcctgggtaacagagcgagactctgtcttaaaaaaaaaacaaacacaaacaaacaaacaaaacacctaaAATGTACGTGGGACCAAGTCACTTACCTGTCTGAAACTTCCAGGATGGACCCGGAGGTTACCTGGTCCTCAAGGCACTAACACCTCCCACCCGACTCACCTCCTCCACCCTCTCCCTTGCTTCCAACCCTCCAAGCACCCTGCCTAGGGCATCATGGCCCTGGCCCGGAGTAGAACTTGCCTCCTGCTGCAGTCTCTTTGGAATGCAACTGCTGCCCACAGTCCTCTATCTGAATCCTTCAAAAGCCTATTCTtctaggaagccttccctgaacaGAGCAGACCCCGGCTATTGCTTTCCCAAGACCCAACCCCTTTCCTTGTTGAACTTGGCAACATCAAAACCCAGCTCATTTACGTAACTACTGGCCAaatcccacccacccccaccatgTACTGGCCTAGACTGCTGTGAGCCCCATGAGGGCAAGGTTGTCTGTCTCGTTTATCTCCCTGCCTTTGCTGGCGTGACCCCCCCCACCCggccccaccaccaccacccggcTCTGAATGAATGAACCCACGAATCTCTAACTCTGCAGCAGGCCTGGCTCGGCCTCTTCCTCCCTGCTCTGGGTGTTCATCCTGCGCCCTGTGTCCCCTGCCCTGTCCAGGCGTGACCTGCGAGACGGAGGTAGACGAGTGCGCCTCGGCGCCCTGTGTGCACGGGGGCTCGTGCCTGGACGGCGTGGGCTCCTTCCGCTGTGTGTGCGCGCCGGGCTACGGGGGCACCCGTTGCCAGCTGGACCTTGACGAGTGCCAGAGCCAGCCATGTGCTCACGGGGGCACGTGCCACGACCTGGTCAATGGGTGAGCGAGCGGCGGGGCAGGGGGTTGGGGCGCCGGGTGCCCCAATGCGGGGAGGCCCGGGTGCGGGGCAGAAGGGGCGGGCACTCGCTCAGCTCCGCCCACGCACCCTCCCCAGGTTCCGGTGCGACTGCGCGGGCACCGGCTACGAGGGCACGCGCTGCGAGCAGGAGGTGCTGGAGTGCGCATCGGCGCCCTGTGCGCACAACGCGTCCTGCCTCGAGGGTCTCGGGAGCTTCCGCTGCCTCTGTTGGCCAGGTGTGTGCATGCAGGTGCGCGGCCTGGGGTAGCCGGATAGGTACTGTGTATGCGTGCGTGGCCTGGGGTGGAGGGGTAGGTGTGCGCGCGTGCGGCCTGGGGCGGCGGGGCAGATGTGTGACTGTGCGCGAGTGCCTACTGGGTCCTCGGGaccagagtgtgtgtgtgattgcAACCTGtcggagcctcagtttcctgatctacAAAATAGGGCTGATCGTAGCGCCTGCTCCTGGGGTTGCTGCGGGGAGAGTGAAGGTGCGACGCCTGGGAAACCCTTGGGACGGGCCTGACAGCTGTAAAGGGCTTGGTAATTAACGCTAGTAATAGTAGTaagactaggccgggcgcggtggctcacgcctgtaatgccagcactttgggaggctgaggcgggcggatcacgaagtcaggagttcgagaccagcctggccaacattgtgaaacttcgtctctactaaaaaaacacaaattagctgagcatggtggagtgttcctgtagtgccagctactctgcaagctgaggcaggagaatcgcttgaacctgagaggtggaagtgagctgagatcatgccactgcactccagctggggcaacagagcaagactctgtctcaaaaaaaaaaaaaaaggaaaaatagtagtAAGACCAGTAACAGCAGCAATaggctgctgctgctgaaggCTGCCATGGTCATCCCTGCTGCCCTCAGTGCATCCCTCCCTCGCCATTCGTGGCTTATTCCGAGCCGCGGTCCCTTGCTGAAGAGGTGCTGCCCGGCAACCCTGTGAGACCTaatgtctgcatgtgtgtgtcccCAGGCTACAGCGGCGAGCTGTGTGAGGTGGACGAGGACGAGTGTGCATCGAGCCCCTGCCAGCACGGGGGCCGATGCCTGCAGCGCTCTGACCCGGCCCTCTACGGGGACGTCCAGGCCACCTTACCTGGTACCTTCAGCTTCCGCCACGCTGCGGGCTTCGtgtgccactgccctcctggctttgAGGGTGAGCCCCTGTTGGGGAAGTGGTCAGCCCGTGTCCAGATGCCCAGGGAGGGATCTtgtgccccacccccaccccgccccacacCCGCGACTGCCCTCTCTTAGACTCAGTCTCCCTAGCTATAGAATAGACCCTCTCAGCCCCTGCCTGGCTCTGAGGGTGCAGGTGGGACCCACAGCTGGGCCTCTTGCAGGAGCCGACTGCGGTGTGGAGGTGGACGAGTGTGCCTCACGGCCATGCCTCAACGGAGGCCGCTGCCAGGACCTGCCCAATGGCTTCCAGTGTCACTGCCCAGATGGCTACGCAGgtgtctggggtggggtgggcccTGGCACCATCCGAATTGGTGGTCCTCGGGTGAGAAGGTCCCTTCTGTCTGGATGTGTGGATTGATGGGGTTAAGGAGATCAGGGAGGAGGTGGGTATGAGGGCCCAGGTGACCGCTGAGGGTGGCTGAACTAGGACTCACTTTGGAGGTGAGACTGGGGCTCAGGTGTGTAGTGGGGCTGGGGCCATAGTGGGCTGAGGTTGTCTGGGAGAACACGTGGAAGGACGGTCTTCAGGAAAGATGGAGGCGGTTCAGCCAGGACAGAGAAGGACATAGGGGCTATTGCAGAGATTTAGGGGGCAGCATCTGTAGAAAGATGACTCTGACCTTTGGGGAGCTGGGGCCTGTCAGGCAGGAGTTGGGGGTTCAGAAAGTCTCCCCCTGCCTTGGGTGCATGCAGATGCACAGACATAGGACACCGGTGAGCCCAGGGaactccacctccaacactgaatGTTCCTGCCCCCTCTGGAATGCCTGCGACACCTCCCTCACGCCCGCCCGCATTCCTGCTGGGGCACACTGCCTCCTCTCCCTGGCAGGTTCCTGGGCACAGCCTCCTCTACCAGGGGAAAGAGATGGTGATCATatctccccctccctctgtcacctGAAGATGGTGGGACCCAGGGTGGGACCCATCCCCAGCCCTGGATGGATGGTGGGACTCAGTGTCCCCAGCGCTGGATGGCCAACACTCCTGGGGGCCCTGAAGGCCCATCCACTGCCTCCATGGGCCGAGGTTCCCCAAGTCCTGCTCCAAGAGCCATGGCCTCTtgggtgcctggcacacagtgggcccACACAGCACGTCTGGCCTCTGGGAAGCAATTGCTCTGCATCTTGTTTTTTCCTTGACACAGCCCCATGAGGCAGGGGTTTAAAACCCCATCTTACAGCTGAGAGGATGAGGGGGTGTCATCCCCCAGGTTTACCAGTATCAGCGGGAACCCGGCTCCTCTCCCAGTTGAGCTTAGCTGTTGGGTGACAGGGAGGGCAGACCTCTGAGGTCAGAGCCAGAGAGGGGGGACCCCAGCTGCAGGGCTGGGCTCTTTGCCTGTCCTCCCTCCCTTTAGGCCGTGCTGGGCATGGGGGAGGCCAGTGCCTGGCATTCCTGAGCAGGCTCCGAAGGAGGCAGCTGGGCCGGGCAGGGAGCTCtgtccctccccacttccccagccTCAGTGCCCGCCCACCACTCTCAACCTGTCTGGAGGGCATGGCAATGGAGCCGGGGGCTCTGTGGACCTTCCTGGGCCACCTGTGGCTCCTGACAGGTATGGAGGAATGTGGGCCGTGGGCAGGAGGAGGTTGGTGGGTGGCGGTTCCTAGGAGGAAGCTGTGGAATTTGTGAGCTGATCGGGGCTGGGCTTCAAACCCTGTGGCTTCTCTGGGCCTGGGTTCCTCCAGCTGGGATGTGGCTCTTTCGGAGCGACAGTGGACTATGGCTTCTTGACCCAAGCTGGGGCCTGAGCACCTGAAGGGATCCCTGGAGGGAGGATGAGGCAGCCCCTTCACAGCCAGTGTGAGGGCCCTGGGGCAGAGGGACTGAGGGGTTGGAGCCTGGGGGGCCACTCAGAGTGCCTCAGGTGCATGCACTACCCCACTAGCTCCTCCATTTCATCACTCTGTCCATAAAAGCCATGCCAGGCCCTTTGCTGGGCACCAAGGACATACTCAGGTCCCTGAAGATCTCCGCTGAGTAAACAAATACGTTTAATGTGGGGTTCTGCGGAGCTGTGCCTATGACTGGAGAGTGATACAGTAGTTTGAGGTTGGGAGTTAGGGAAAGCCTCTGGGCTCTTTGAGTTTGGGCTTTGCAGGATGAGTAGCAGTTTGAAAGGAAGGGTAAGGGAGAATGAGGCATTCCACAGGTAGAACAGTATGAGCAAAGCCCCAGAGTCGGGACCTTCCAGGAAATGCTTGGAGGAATGGGAGGTTCGAGGTTTGTGGGAAGCAGGATTGAGGCTTGAGAGCCTGGTAGGACCCATCCCATGAGGGTGTCTTAAATGTCAGGGTAGACCTGAAGCAGCAGAGGAACCTGGCCAGGTGATGCTTTAGAAATAGACCTCTGGCCATTGGTGGAGATGGATGGGAAAGGGCTTCTGAAGGCTGGTGAACTGGAGCATGCAGGATGGTCGCCCAGAGAGCTGGTAAGGCAGgagatggagggtgggagaaagggGGCATTGGAGATTGTTTAGGAGATTAGATCTACAGGGCCTGGAGACTCACCAGATATGGGAAGGGAAGGGACATCTTGACTTCTGGCCTACAGGGGACTTGAGAGGACCATGAGAAATCCTTTGGGAATTGGTTTGGTTGATAGGTACTGAGGTCCCCATCACAAGAGGCATGTAAGTTCTGGGTCAATACTGTGGTTCTGGCCCCAGACATCACTGAGCCTTGGCTTGGTCTCTCCCAAAGGGCCGACATGTGAGGAAGATGTGGATGAATGCCTGTCAGATCCCTGCCTGCATGGCGGAAACTGCAGTGACACTGTGGCAGGCTATATCTGCAGGTGCCCAGAGACGTGGGGCGGGCGCGACTGTTCTGTGCAGCTCACTGGCTGCCAGGGCCACACCTGCCCACTGGCTGCCACCTGCATCCCTATCTTCGAGTCTGGGGTCCACAGTTATGTCTGCCACTGCCCACCTGGTACCCATGGACCTTTCTGTGGCCAGAATACCACCTTCTCTGTGATGGCTGGGAGACCCATTCAGGCATCAGTGCCAGCTGGTGGCCCCCTGGGTCTGGCACTGAGGTTTCGCACTACGCTGCCTGCTGGGACCTTGGCCACTCGCAATGACACCAGGGAAAGCTTGGAGCTGGCATTGGTGGCAGCCACACTTCAGGCCACACTCTGGAGCCACGGCACCACTGTGCTTGTCCTGAGACTGCCAGACCTGGGCCTAAATGATGGCCATTGGCACCAGGTGGAGGTGGTGCTCCACCTAGCGACCCTGGAGCTACGGCTCTGGCATGAGGGCTGCCCTGCCCGGCTCTGTGTGGCCTCTGGTCCTGTGGCCCTGGCTCCCACGGCTTCAGCAACTCCACTGCCTGCTGGGATCTCCTCCGCCCAGCTGGGGGACGCGACCTTTGCAGGCTGTCTCCAGGACGTGCGTGTGGATGGGCACCTCCTGCTGCCTGAGGATCTCGGCGAGAACGTCCTCCTGGGCTGCGAGCGCCGAGAGCAGTGCCAGCCTCTGCCTTGTGTCCATGGAGGGTCCTGCGTGGATCTGTGGACTCATTTCCGTTGCAACTGTCCTCGACCCCACAGGGGTCCCATGTGTGCTGATGGTGAGGAATAAGCCAGGTGGGAAGGCAGCACCTGAGATCTGGCTCCCTCAGCCTGCAGGCCTCACACCTGGCACCTTCTCTCCCTGCAGAGATTCCTGCTGCCACCTTTGGCTTGGGAGGCGCCCCAAGTTCTGCCTCTTTTCTGCTTCAAGAGCTGCCAGGCCCCAACCTCACACTGTCTTTCCTTCTCCGTACTCGGGAGCCCGCTGGCCTGTTGCTCCAGTTTGCCAATGACTCCGCAGCTGGTCTGACAGTATTCCTGAGCGAGGGTCGGATCCGGGCTGAGGCGCCGGGCGGTCCTGCTGTAGTGCTCCCTGGGCGCTGGGATGATGGGCTGCGTCACCTGGTGACGCTCAGCTTCGGGCCTGAGCAGCTGCAGGACCTGGGGCAGCACATGCACGTGGGTGGGAGGCTCCTTGCTGCTGACAGCCAGCCCTGGGGTGGGCCCTTCCGAGGCTGCCTCCAGGACCTGCGACTCGATGGCCGCCACCTCCCCTTCTTTCCTCTGCCACTGGATAACTCAAGCCAGCCGAGCGAGCTTGGCGGCAGGCAGTCCTGGAACCTCACCGCAGGCTGTGTCTCCGAAGACATGTGCAGTGTAAGTGTCcagggggtgagggtggggatcCTTTTTCTAGGATCTGTCCTACATCACTGGGACTTAGTGTGTCCTTTTGctgatgaggaaactcaggctgAGGAGGTGAAGTGACCTGCCCGGGGTCCCACTATAGGAAGGTGGCAGGGCAGATTTGCATTCACCGCCTCTTCAGCCCAGCTGCTCCTACCCTCTAGCAGTCCCCGTGCCTCCCCCAGCCAGTCCTGGTCTGCGAGAGACACACTGACTGAGATAGAGGCTGCCCGAGCTTTTCTGCAGGAGCTACTTGGGGAACAGGACACCCTTTTGATCATGAACAGAATTCCACCAGCCCTGGAGTTGTAACAGCTTGGGCATGAACTCTGGTTCCTCTCTTTATTGGCTGGGTGACTCAGGCAAGTGGCTTTGCCttactgagcctcagttttctcctctgtaaaatgggggtgctAGCGACTTCCTCTCCACTCGTTTGTGAGGAGATACTGGGTCTgttagtaggtgctcagtgaagaAGCACTGCAATGCTGGTTATGGTGGGTGATGCTAACTGCAGTCCTGAGCCAAcccctgccctgcctctcccACAGCCTGACCCCTGTTTCAATGGTGGGACTTGCCTCGTCACCTGGAATGACTTCCACTGTACCTGCCCTGCCAATTTCACAGGGCCTACGTGTGCCCAGCAGCTGTGGTGTCCCGGCCAGCCCTGTCTCCCACCTGCCACGTGTGAGGAGGTCCCTGATGgctttgtgtgtgagtgtgtgtcctGCGCAGCTCC encodes:
- the LOC105463894 gene encoding protein crumbs homolog 2 isoform X5, producing the protein MALARPGTRDPQPLAYVLLLLLLLWAPALSLLAGTVPSEPPSACASDPCAPGTECQATKSGGYTCGPTEPRGCATQPCHHGALCVPQGLDPDGFRCYCVPGFQGPRCELDIDECASRPCHHGATCRNLADRYECHCPLGYAGVTCETEVDECASAPCVHGGSCLDGVGSFRCVCAPGYGGTRCQLDLDECQSQPCAHGGTCHDLVNGFRCDCAGTGYEGTRCEQEVLECASAPCAHNASCLEGLGSFRCLCWPGYSGELCEVDEDECASSPCQHGGRCLQRSDPALYGDVQATLPGTFSFRHAAGFVCHCPPGFEGADCGVEVDECASRPCLNGGRCQDLPNGFQCHCPDGYAGPTCEEDVDECLSDPCLHGGNCSDTVAGYICRCPETWGGRDCSVQLTGCQGHTCPLAATCIPIFESGVHSYVCHCPPGTHGPFCGQNTTFSVMAGRPIQASVPAGGPLGLALRFRTTLPAGTLATRNDTRESLELALVAATLQATLWSHGTTVLVLRLPDLGLNDGHWHQVEVVLHLATLELRLWHEGCPARLCVASGPVALAPTASATPLPAGISSAQLGDATFAGCLQDVRVDGHLLLPEDLGENVLLGCERREQCQPLPCVHGGSCVDLWTHFRCNCPRPHRGPMCADEIPAATFGLGGAPSSASFLLQELPGPNLTLSFLLRTREPAGLLLQFANDSAAGLTVFLSEGRIRAEAPGGPAVVLPGRWDDGLRHLVTLSFGPEQLQDLGQHMHVGGRLLAADSQPWGGPFRGCLQDLRLDGRHLPFFPLPLDNSSQPSELGGRQSWNLTAGCVSEDMCSPDPCFNGGTCLVTWNDFHCTCPANFTGPTCAQQLWCPGQPCLPPATCEEVPDGFVCVAEATFREGPPVAFSGHNASSGRSLGSLSLAFRTRDSEAWLLRATAGALAGVWLAVRNGSLAGGVRGGHGLSGAVLPIPGPRVADGAWHRVRLAMERPAAAPSRWLLWLDGAATPVALRGLAGDLGFLQGPGAAHILLAENFTGCLGRVALGGLPLPLARPRPGVAPGAQEHFAAWPGTPAPILGCRGAPMCAPSPCLHGGDCRDLFDAFACACGPGWEGPRCEAHVNPCDSAPCARGRCHTHPDGRFECHCPPGFGGPRCRLPVPSKECILNVTCLDGSPCEGGSPAANCSCLEGLAGQRCQVPALPCETNPCLNGGTCQAAGGVSECICNARFSGQFCEVVKGVPLPLPFPLLEVAVPAACACLLLLLLGLLSGILAARKRRQSEGTYSPSQQEVAGARLEMDSVLKVPPEERLI